One segment of Rhodopirellula baltica SH 1 DNA contains the following:
- a CDS encoding NAD(P)-dependent oxidoreductase: MADDKSLPKIGWVGTGVMGASMCGHLLDAGYEVTLTTRTLAKAESLLTRGATWVKTPRAVAESSDLIFTIVGYPHDVREVILDPGTGVLAGCKPGDVIVDMTTSQPSLAVEIAEAAARREVDSLDAPVSGGDTGAKGGTLSIMVGGSGRALTKVQPCLESMGKTIVHQGGPGAGQHTKMVNQILIATNMIGVCEALVYGHKAGLDLPTVLQSVGSGAAGSWSLNNLGPRIIDNQFDPGFYVEHFIKDMGIALAECRAMSLSMPGLALAEQLYQAVAAQGHGRDGTHALALAIANLSGIDWLKR, translated from the coding sequence ATGGCCGACGACAAATCGCTCCCGAAAATCGGATGGGTTGGGACGGGAGTGATGGGGGCCAGCATGTGCGGCCATCTGCTTGACGCCGGCTATGAAGTCACGCTGACAACTCGAACACTCGCGAAAGCTGAGTCGCTACTGACTCGCGGCGCGACTTGGGTGAAGACGCCTAGAGCGGTGGCGGAAAGTAGCGATCTGATCTTCACGATCGTTGGTTACCCACACGATGTTCGTGAAGTCATCTTGGACCCAGGAACCGGAGTCCTGGCGGGCTGCAAACCAGGCGATGTGATTGTCGATATGACGACCAGCCAACCGTCGCTGGCCGTTGAAATCGCCGAAGCAGCGGCTCGCCGAGAAGTCGACTCGCTCGACGCTCCCGTTTCCGGCGGTGACACGGGCGCAAAGGGTGGAACGCTGTCCATCATGGTCGGTGGTAGCGGCCGTGCACTCACAAAGGTGCAACCTTGCCTGGAATCGATGGGCAAGACCATCGTCCATCAGGGCGGTCCCGGTGCGGGCCAGCACACCAAAATGGTCAATCAAATTTTAATCGCAACCAACATGATCGGCGTTTGTGAGGCGTTGGTCTACGGACACAAAGCCGGATTGGATTTGCCAACGGTTCTGCAATCGGTCGGATCCGGTGCGGCGGGAAGCTGGTCGCTGAACAACCTGGGTCCGCGAATCATCGACAATCAGTTTGATCCCGGCTTCTACGTCGAACACTTCATCAAAGACATGGGAATTGCACTTGCCGAGTGCCGAGCAATGAGTCTTTCCATGCCGGGATTGGCTCTGGCAGAACAGCTCTATCAAGCGGTCGCGGCACAGGGTCACGGACGTGACGGAACACACGCATTGGCACTTGCCATCGCAAACCTATCGGGAATCGACTGGCTCAAACGTTGA
- a CDS encoding MBOAT family O-acyltransferase produces MNFTQLEFLYFLLCVVSIAWMLRGRVGRNAFLLLASYYFYAYWDFRFCGLLLLSTAVDFVVAKKIAASDNQTTRKRWLLCSLTVNLGMLGIFKYFNFFLETAEPLVRAIGLNSSTLPIVLPVGISFFTFQTLSYTIDVYRRKMKPTSSLLDFSLYVSFFPQLVAGPIVRASHLLPQLAVTPNWNSKRMYNGAQQLLRGAVKKVLIADHLADLVDGVFAGPELYHPATVWLAVLAYAGQIYYDFSGYSDMAIGIAKMLGYRFPVNFRHPYLSTSISEFWRRWHITLSTWLRDYLFIPLGGSRGTAWSTNRNLMITMTLGGLWHGAALTFVSWGVWHGIALVVARCSRVRLPRVGGWLATMSVVLFGWVLFRATSFENAMVVYRGMFGGTTPLGLPGTETWSVAGAILWLPPLPLLALACMVVDHLVWRTHGRRWMRLPADRWFSPVATAMMIWALVLYAPRGFRPFVYFQF; encoded by the coding sequence GTGAACTTCACGCAATTGGAATTTCTGTACTTCTTGTTATGCGTCGTGTCGATCGCGTGGATGCTTCGAGGACGCGTGGGACGCAACGCGTTTTTATTGCTGGCCAGCTACTACTTCTACGCGTACTGGGACTTTCGCTTCTGCGGATTGTTGTTGCTGTCGACGGCGGTGGACTTTGTCGTCGCAAAGAAGATTGCGGCGAGTGACAATCAAACGACTCGCAAGCGTTGGCTGTTGTGCAGCCTGACCGTGAACCTCGGCATGCTGGGCATTTTCAAGTACTTCAACTTCTTCTTGGAAACCGCCGAACCGTTGGTGCGAGCGATTGGGTTGAATTCCTCAACGCTGCCCATCGTTTTGCCGGTTGGGATTTCGTTCTTCACGTTTCAGACGCTCAGCTACACGATCGATGTGTATCGTCGAAAAATGAAGCCAACGAGCAGCCTGCTTGATTTCTCGCTGTACGTTTCGTTCTTCCCGCAATTAGTGGCTGGGCCGATCGTTCGTGCGTCGCATTTGTTGCCGCAATTGGCGGTGACTCCGAATTGGAACTCCAAGCGGATGTACAACGGAGCCCAGCAGTTGCTTCGAGGTGCGGTGAAGAAGGTCTTGATTGCCGATCACTTAGCAGACTTGGTCGATGGCGTTTTCGCAGGACCGGAGCTCTATCATCCAGCAACGGTTTGGCTTGCCGTTTTGGCCTATGCCGGACAAATCTACTATGACTTTTCCGGCTACAGCGACATGGCGATCGGGATCGCGAAGATGCTTGGGTATCGGTTTCCGGTCAATTTTCGGCATCCGTACCTATCCACTTCGATCAGCGAATTTTGGCGACGCTGGCACATCACATTGTCAACGTGGTTGCGTGACTACCTTTTCATTCCATTGGGTGGCTCCCGCGGCACGGCCTGGAGCACCAATCGGAATTTGATGATCACCATGACGCTCGGCGGACTTTGGCACGGTGCTGCGCTGACCTTTGTGAGTTGGGGCGTTTGGCACGGGATCGCGCTTGTCGTGGCCCGATGTAGTCGCGTGCGATTGCCTCGCGTTGGCGGATGGCTGGCAACGATGAGCGTTGTTCTGTTCGGTTGGGTTCTGTTCCGCGCGACATCGTTTGAGAACGCGATGGTCGTCTATCGCGGTATGTTCGGCGGCACGACTCCGCTTGGCCTTCCGGGGACCGAAACTTGGTCGGTGGCCGGGGCGATTCTGTGGTTGCCACCATTGCCGCTGTTGGCACTGGCGTGCATGGTTGTCGATCACCTGGTTTGGCGTACTCACGGGCGTCGGTGGATGCGTTTGCCGGCAGATCGGTGGTTCAGTCCCGTGGCGACCGCCATGATGATTTGGGCATTGGTGTTGTATGCCCCTCGTGGATTCCGCCCGTTTGTGTACTTTCAGTTTTGA
- the pssA gene encoding CDP-diacylglycerol--serine O-phosphatidyltransferase, translating into MIEMSELKPRLPIQDDDSVDDESDLIQEDGVAERSKFGRRRRRGKKRRLTLAVLPTLLTLGNGVCGLAAIAIAVSTESLDWTPESKLFAAGLLIFGGMLFDALDGSAARLTGQASRFGAELDSLCDAVTFGVAPAVIVWRISDVLLQRLTWGIGVLFALCVLIRLARFNVETPEDDDHEGFEGLPSPAAAGTIAAFAIAIPDLADFSVGEAYPEWIHSMAGLALDASHYVIPTLALVLAFLMVSRYEYPHVFAQLVRGRRAPHQIGQALFAVVGLFLLHWVALPVVFCYFAFMSPIRSLLQRNSKPATSTSSVEGG; encoded by the coding sequence TTGATCGAAATGAGCGAACTGAAACCAAGATTGCCAATCCAGGACGACGACAGCGTCGATGACGAATCGGACCTCATCCAAGAGGACGGAGTCGCTGAACGCTCGAAATTTGGTCGCCGACGCCGCCGTGGTAAGAAGCGACGTTTGACGCTGGCCGTGTTGCCAACTTTGTTGACCCTCGGAAATGGCGTCTGCGGTCTGGCTGCGATCGCGATCGCTGTCAGCACAGAGTCGCTGGATTGGACGCCCGAGTCGAAGTTGTTTGCCGCTGGTTTGTTGATCTTTGGCGGCATGTTGTTTGATGCCCTGGATGGATCAGCGGCTCGGTTGACCGGTCAAGCGAGCCGGTTCGGCGCGGAGCTGGATTCGTTGTGCGATGCGGTCACGTTCGGGGTTGCACCCGCGGTGATCGTTTGGCGGATCAGCGATGTGTTGTTGCAGCGTTTGACTTGGGGCATCGGCGTTTTGTTCGCGCTTTGCGTTCTGATCCGCTTGGCTCGTTTCAATGTTGAAACGCCAGAGGATGACGACCACGAAGGCTTTGAAGGTTTGCCATCGCCGGCCGCCGCAGGAACGATCGCAGCGTTTGCGATTGCGATTCCGGACCTGGCCGACTTCTCGGTCGGCGAAGCCTATCCCGAATGGATTCATTCGATGGCCGGCCTCGCTCTCGATGCGTCGCACTATGTGATTCCGACCCTGGCTTTGGTGCTGGCGTTTTTGATGGTGTCGCGATACGAGTACCCTCACGTGTTCGCACAATTGGTGCGTGGACGGCGAGCACCGCACCAGATCGGACAAGCTTTGTTTGCGGTGGTGGGTTTGTTCCTGCTGCACTGGGTCGCTCTTCCAGTTGTGTTTTGCTACTTCGCATTCATGTCGCCAATCCGATCGTTGCTGCAACGCAACTCGAAACCCGCAACGTCGACTTCGTCGGTAGAAGGCGGATGA
- a CDS encoding phosphatidylserine decarboxylase family protein, whose amino-acid sequence MASYLSSNASVPLNDPIPPSSDAAMLEEPAMDPALKSIQPGGGVVMTIELAWGRFRRAWLNAVRPKYVAKMRDRRQGHRGELPFEPVDSRDMKYYRNQDSYWWADADDPFLWRESLPFVRVGLAELIIMTLVSLVLAVIAGWFWWPLAVPFVLVAALVAWFFRNPRRKVPETIGTVVSPADGKLVEIVEVDDPIIGAAVRFGIFLSVFNVHANRIAMPGRVVRVRYRPGKFLNALRSESTKENENIDVELECPEIGGRIVRIRQITGQFARRIVCWARVGDVLQRGEMFGMIKLGSRTELVIPRDEALEIVAQVGEKVCAGSTVFARYQQG is encoded by the coding sequence ATGGCCAGCTATTTGTCCTCCAACGCTTCCGTCCCGCTCAACGATCCAATCCCGCCGTCTTCTGATGCGGCGATGTTGGAAGAGCCAGCCATGGACCCAGCGCTGAAATCGATTCAGCCCGGTGGTGGAGTGGTGATGACAATTGAGTTGGCGTGGGGGAGGTTTCGGCGAGCTTGGTTGAACGCGGTTCGACCCAAGTACGTGGCGAAAATGCGGGATCGTCGCCAAGGCCATCGTGGCGAGTTGCCGTTCGAGCCGGTCGATTCGCGAGACATGAAATACTATCGCAATCAAGACAGTTATTGGTGGGCTGACGCCGACGACCCGTTCCTGTGGCGAGAATCACTTCCGTTTGTGCGGGTTGGGTTGGCCGAACTGATCATCATGACACTGGTCTCGCTCGTCCTGGCGGTCATCGCCGGGTGGTTCTGGTGGCCCCTGGCCGTTCCGTTCGTTTTGGTTGCCGCATTGGTGGCTTGGTTCTTCCGCAATCCGCGTCGCAAAGTGCCGGAAACGATCGGCACCGTTGTCTCACCCGCGGATGGAAAGTTGGTCGAGATCGTTGAAGTCGATGATCCGATCATCGGGGCCGCTGTCCGGTTTGGAATCTTTTTGTCGGTTTTCAATGTGCACGCCAACCGGATTGCGATGCCCGGCCGAGTCGTCCGGGTTCGTTATCGTCCGGGCAAATTTCTTAATGCGCTGCGTTCCGAATCGACCAAAGAAAACGAAAACATTGACGTCGAATTGGAATGTCCGGAAATCGGAGGCCGAATCGTCCGGATTCGGCAGATCACCGGCCAATTCGCGAGAAGAATTGTTTGCTGGGCTCGCGTGGGCGACGTTTTACAGCGCGGAGAAATGTTCGGAATGATTAAACTGGGATCGCGAACCGAGTTGGTGATTCCTCGCGACGAAGCCCTCGAGATCGTGGCACAAGTCGGTGAAAAGGTGTGTGCCGGCTCGACGGTGTTCGCCCGCTATCAACAAGGTTGA
- the nadB gene encoding L-aspartate oxidase — MITPRYLLPFDSRRALHRFTDVLVIGGGLAGLRAANAVEPNLSVLVVTKDELRESNSNYAQGGIAGVLDPQDCFDDHIRDTLIAGGNLCDPAVVARVIHEGPRRIEELIHWGTQFDKSEGELALGREGGHSHERIVHAMGDATGREVMRAVIARSREAANIDIWENAFTVDLLSQEGRCHGAIVVTSDGRPTMVWAKETILCTGGVGQVYRESTNPPVATGDGTSLAYRAGVELRDMEFIQFHPTVLYIAGSSRSLITEAVRGDGAYLRDATGHRFMPDYDSRGELAPRDIVSQSIVNQMNETAHPCVYLDLSHLNAEHVRARFPGIAETCGKFGLDIATDRIPVRPGAHYMIGGVRVDMLGRTSLPGLWAAGEATSSGLHGANRLASNSLLEGLVYGAHAGEAASRSAAEGPHKMVARRIQHADHTLNESFDVADVRVSLKSLMGRLVGVQRDAEGLRQADGQIRSLAAYVMRHQFNSVEGWELQNLLLTAHCMASSALARTESRGVHLRSDYPEPDDENWRCHLSVQVDVDGGMPRKGEPMTSPVITRESTQTNSTVD; from the coding sequence ATGATCACACCCCGGTATCTTTTGCCGTTTGATTCGCGAAGAGCCCTTCATCGTTTCACAGACGTCCTGGTCATTGGCGGTGGTTTGGCGGGTTTGCGAGCGGCCAACGCGGTGGAACCGAACCTGTCTGTTTTGGTTGTGACCAAAGACGAGCTTCGTGAGTCCAACAGCAACTACGCACAAGGCGGCATCGCCGGCGTCTTGGATCCCCAAGATTGTTTTGACGATCATATCCGAGACACATTGATTGCGGGTGGCAACCTTTGTGATCCGGCCGTCGTCGCGAGGGTCATTCACGAAGGCCCGCGTCGGATCGAAGAACTGATCCACTGGGGCACCCAGTTTGACAAAAGCGAAGGTGAACTCGCTCTCGGACGAGAAGGCGGGCACAGCCACGAACGCATTGTTCATGCCATGGGCGATGCGACTGGACGCGAAGTGATGCGAGCCGTGATCGCACGTTCACGCGAAGCCGCCAACATCGACATCTGGGAAAACGCATTCACAGTCGATTTGCTCAGCCAAGAAGGGCGTTGCCACGGTGCGATTGTCGTCACCAGCGATGGACGCCCGACAATGGTGTGGGCCAAAGAAACGATTCTTTGCACCGGTGGCGTGGGCCAGGTTTATCGCGAATCGACCAATCCGCCAGTCGCAACCGGTGACGGAACCTCGCTGGCTTATCGAGCCGGCGTTGAACTGAGAGACATGGAGTTCATTCAGTTCCATCCCACCGTTTTGTATATCGCCGGATCGTCCCGTTCATTGATCACCGAAGCCGTCCGTGGCGACGGAGCTTACCTTCGTGATGCGACCGGTCATCGCTTCATGCCCGACTACGATTCTCGCGGTGAACTCGCGCCCCGAGATATCGTCAGTCAATCGATCGTCAATCAAATGAACGAGACCGCACATCCGTGTGTGTACTTGGACTTATCCCACCTCAACGCTGAACACGTGCGAGCTCGCTTCCCTGGCATCGCAGAGACTTGCGGCAAGTTCGGGTTGGATATCGCCACCGATCGCATCCCGGTTCGTCCGGGAGCTCACTACATGATCGGCGGCGTTCGGGTCGATATGTTGGGACGAACCAGTCTCCCTGGATTGTGGGCGGCGGGCGAAGCGACCAGCTCTGGACTGCACGGCGCCAATCGATTGGCCAGTAACAGCTTGCTCGAAGGTTTGGTCTATGGTGCCCACGCCGGAGAAGCGGCCAGCCGTTCCGCCGCGGAAGGCCCACATAAAATGGTTGCGCGCCGCATCCAACACGCAGACCACACGCTCAACGAATCGTTCGATGTCGCCGACGTCCGTGTGTCGTTGAAAAGTCTGATGGGTCGATTGGTAGGCGTTCAAAGAGATGCCGAGGGGCTACGCCAAGCCGACGGGCAAATTCGATCGTTGGCCGCTTACGTGATGCGACACCAATTCAACAGCGTCGAAGGTTGGGAACTTCAGAATCTATTGCTGACCGCCCACTGCATGGCCTCATCGGCACTGGCACGGACCGAATCTCGCGGCGTGCATCTTCGCAGCGATTACCCCGAACCGGACGACGAGAATTGGCGTTGCCACCTCAGCGTTCAAGTCGACGTTGATGGTGGCATGCCACGAAAAGGCGAACCAATGACGTCTCCCGTGATCACGCGTGAATCAACGCAGACGAACTCGACGGTCGATTGA
- a CDS encoding OprO/OprP family phosphate-selective porin, translated as MTKQAIGKTGGKNEMAFRDFTLQIVVIMGALCGAQATVASAQEDMVLGSGITSQPTTATELGVPFSERSLDANAAGDASDEVALELARLQAQIDELKQASKISQEPIYVYPEESPAMACSPPEVSKFPTVRLTGFFQADTAWFHQSERNIAAVGGAEDGSDFRRARLAAVGNVWDNVAYSLEMDFGFPGRPSFMDVWVDMEDVIGDVNLRVGQFRQPIGMEGLTSVKELTFLERSLPFALIPFRQVGAVAYGTASDDLMTWAVSGFRFPTDVYGGSVGENGGYGTAARVTGLLVDREPGNVRFHVGGAYSFIDPSNDLLQYRSQPEVFVSETGGGVPAAVAVNTPFFVDTGIIDAEHTNLFGAELAASAGSFYAQSEYLVSVVDQIGGPTVALPGAYAYAGYFLTGEQRSYDKKNGVFGDVVPNCSVDKDGGIGAWELAVRYSYLDFNDANVQGGRLSDITAGVNWHWNPHTKFQLNYIHAMLDSPVNGDSDASIFAMRAHLDF; from the coding sequence ATGACAAAGCAAGCGATCGGAAAAACAGGCGGGAAAAATGAAATGGCATTCCGCGATTTCACTCTGCAAATTGTCGTGATCATGGGGGCGTTGTGCGGCGCTCAGGCGACGGTAGCCAGCGCGCAGGAAGACATGGTCTTGGGAAGCGGGATCACGAGCCAGCCGACCACCGCCACTGAGTTGGGAGTCCCCTTTTCAGAGAGATCCTTGGATGCAAACGCCGCGGGTGATGCGTCGGATGAAGTCGCATTGGAACTGGCTCGGTTGCAGGCTCAGATCGATGAGCTGAAACAAGCGTCCAAAATCTCCCAAGAGCCGATCTACGTTTATCCAGAGGAGTCTCCTGCAATGGCTTGCAGTCCTCCTGAGGTGAGCAAGTTTCCCACCGTGCGGCTGACCGGCTTCTTCCAAGCCGACACAGCCTGGTTCCATCAAAGCGAACGAAACATCGCGGCAGTGGGCGGCGCGGAAGATGGTTCAGACTTTCGACGAGCTCGATTGGCCGCGGTTGGCAACGTTTGGGACAACGTTGCTTATTCGCTCGAGATGGACTTTGGCTTCCCTGGCCGTCCCAGTTTCATGGACGTTTGGGTCGACATGGAAGATGTGATCGGCGATGTCAATCTGCGGGTTGGCCAATTTCGTCAACCGATCGGAATGGAAGGATTGACCAGTGTGAAAGAACTGACGTTCTTGGAACGTTCGTTGCCATTTGCCTTGATCCCATTCCGTCAGGTGGGGGCGGTTGCCTATGGAACCGCGTCGGATGACTTGATGACTTGGGCGGTCAGCGGATTCCGTTTCCCAACCGATGTGTATGGGGGCAGTGTCGGCGAGAACGGTGGTTACGGAACCGCCGCCCGTGTGACTGGGTTGCTGGTCGATCGCGAACCTGGCAACGTTCGTTTTCACGTCGGTGGAGCTTACAGCTTCATCGATCCTTCAAACGATTTGTTACAATATCGAAGCCAGCCCGAAGTGTTTGTCAGCGAAACCGGTGGCGGAGTCCCTGCCGCCGTGGCCGTGAACACACCCTTCTTCGTTGATACCGGAATCATCGACGCGGAGCACACCAATTTGTTTGGTGCGGAACTCGCAGCGTCGGCGGGATCCTTCTACGCCCAATCGGAATATCTGGTCAGCGTGGTGGATCAGATCGGCGGTCCAACCGTCGCACTGCCTGGAGCCTATGCCTACGCTGGCTATTTTCTGACTGGCGAACAACGTTCGTATGACAAGAAGAACGGAGTCTTCGGCGACGTGGTGCCGAACTGCAGCGTCGACAAAGATGGCGGCATCGGGGCGTGGGAATTGGCCGTTCGCTATTCCTATCTCGACTTCAACGATGCAAACGTGCAAGGCGGTCGTTTGAGCGACATCACGGCAGGAGTCAATTGGCACTGGAACCCACACACCAAGTTCCAACTGAACTACATCCACGCGATGTTGGACAGCCCGGTCAATGGCGACAGTGACGCCAGCATCTTTGCCATGCGAGCTCACCTCGATTTTTAG
- a CDS encoding DUF5722 domain-containing protein produces MNLFSDWFARQSKCFTPLVRDVLPILVCLALSPLFTSLAASQSPTDVEPRTISFSNEQVQLKHLEMEQADDAIAFRTNGNDPFIVFQIPPTPANERRWILAMEVFCPHGIQNMQLFYGQPWSEKRRIDLPHLSRAEGWTTYTCDLSLGQEFLREDKPLWLRLDFGNQADKRFQIRNVVLRLENDLELRRNQEREERVKRLERLNEQIASYYQTQFPIEITRVEHTADAILVSGKAVGQLSTANLSLIARGLTDISALPAKVHSTTLLRPVRIDADGNFMVRIPADKHSALRNTGLRWQIVSISSQLNSDGTRSTTPYSAVRHVDRYDPAEAKQLAPTPKLRAAKGMTCLAELAPEHVEELGLAHGSVNLVLSNLVSPTPRPGYHPTKIRGKERYVNQAAVRNLDHRVEKGRNAGLVMAAILLIPNSQTKSTEDAPSLEHPDADPAGTYTMPNLTDEASAQLYADTLDFLADRYSEGHLRIDHWIVHNEIDAGWQWTNMGEVPMHIYLDHYFRSMRLVVAATRRINPHARTFISLTHHWNLEDPPHWRWYRSKDIMQALVRHGEVEGNFPWGLAHHPYPESLWESDTWNDNVDFSLDANMFTLKNWQVLDDWLHTKRLRDPKGNVRAVLLSEQGFHASENDPEALEQQAAAVLYTFEQIRKCESILAFDYHRPVDNRNEGGLHLGLRGLGSPKQPRGAAKPAWDAYKSIATPAETNLRSKYEALWNN; encoded by the coding sequence ATGAATTTGTTCTCCGATTGGTTTGCTCGCCAAAGCAAATGTTTCACGCCCTTGGTTCGTGACGTGCTGCCAATTTTGGTTTGCTTGGCTTTGAGTCCCCTATTCACTTCGCTCGCGGCTTCCCAATCCCCAACCGACGTCGAGCCGCGAACGATTTCGTTTTCCAACGAGCAAGTTCAGCTCAAACACCTGGAGATGGAACAGGCAGACGACGCCATCGCGTTCCGAACCAACGGCAATGATCCGTTCATTGTCTTTCAAATCCCGCCGACGCCCGCCAATGAACGACGTTGGATTTTGGCGATGGAAGTGTTCTGTCCCCACGGCATCCAGAACATGCAACTGTTCTACGGACAACCTTGGAGTGAAAAACGCCGAATCGATTTGCCACATCTGAGTCGCGCAGAAGGTTGGACCACTTACACGTGCGACCTCTCCCTCGGCCAGGAGTTCTTGCGGGAGGACAAGCCACTTTGGTTGCGACTCGATTTCGGAAACCAAGCTGACAAACGGTTTCAAATACGGAATGTCGTCCTGCGTTTAGAAAACGATCTTGAGCTGCGTCGAAATCAGGAAAGAGAAGAACGGGTCAAGCGACTCGAACGACTGAACGAACAGATCGCCTCTTACTACCAAACGCAGTTCCCGATCGAAATCACGCGAGTGGAGCATACCGCCGACGCGATCCTCGTGTCGGGAAAAGCGGTCGGACAACTATCGACGGCCAACCTCAGCCTGATCGCTCGGGGGCTGACTGACATTTCCGCCTTACCTGCGAAGGTGCATTCAACCACGCTCCTACGCCCGGTAAGAATTGATGCGGACGGAAACTTCATGGTCCGTATCCCAGCCGACAAACACTCGGCGCTTCGAAACACCGGGCTTCGCTGGCAGATTGTTTCGATTTCCAGCCAACTTAACTCGGACGGAACGCGATCCACGACTCCGTATTCCGCCGTCCGCCACGTCGATCGCTACGACCCAGCAGAGGCCAAACAGCTTGCTCCGACTCCCAAGCTGCGAGCTGCCAAAGGAATGACTTGCCTGGCCGAGTTGGCGCCCGAACACGTCGAGGAACTCGGGCTGGCCCACGGTTCAGTCAACCTGGTTCTGAGCAATCTGGTCTCGCCGACGCCGCGACCCGGCTATCACCCAACGAAAATTCGCGGGAAAGAACGATACGTCAATCAAGCCGCCGTGCGCAACCTCGACCACCGCGTTGAGAAAGGACGTAACGCCGGTTTGGTGATGGCTGCGATCTTGTTGATCCCCAATTCACAAACCAAGTCGACCGAGGACGCTCCCAGTTTGGAGCATCCCGACGCAGATCCTGCTGGCACCTACACGATGCCGAACCTGACTGACGAAGCATCCGCTCAACTGTACGCTGACACGCTCGACTTTCTTGCGGACCGCTACAGCGAAGGCCACCTTCGAATCGATCACTGGATCGTCCACAACGAAATTGACGCCGGTTGGCAATGGACAAACATGGGCGAAGTCCCCATGCACATCTACCTTGACCACTACTTTCGCTCGATGCGTCTGGTCGTTGCCGCGACTCGGCGCATCAATCCACACGCTCGGACTTTCATTTCATTGACGCACCACTGGAACCTAGAAGATCCACCACATTGGCGGTGGTACAGGTCCAAAGACATCATGCAGGCACTCGTCCGCCACGGTGAAGTCGAAGGCAATTTCCCGTGGGGATTGGCCCATCATCCCTACCCCGAAAGCTTGTGGGAATCGGACACTTGGAACGACAACGTAGATTTCTCGCTCGACGCCAACATGTTCACGCTGAAGAACTGGCAGGTGCTCGACGATTGGTTGCACACCAAACGCCTGCGTGATCCAAAGGGCAACGTGCGTGCCGTATTGCTCAGCGAACAAGGTTTCCACGCGTCCGAAAACGATCCGGAAGCATTGGAGCAACAAGCCGCTGCGGTGCTCTACACGTTCGAACAGATTCGCAAGTGCGAATCGATTCTCGCGTTCGACTATCACCGCCCCGTCGACAATCGCAACGAAGGAGGCCTGCATCTAGGCCTGCGCGGGCTGGGTTCTCCGAAGCAACCACGCGGCGCGGCCAAACCCGCCTGGGACGCCTACAAATCGATCGCAACCCCAGCCGAAACGAACCTGCGTTCCAAGTACGAAGCCCTTTGGAACAACTGA
- a CDS encoding SGNH/GDSL hydrolase family protein: protein MHSILIYGDSLSWGIIPGTRRRFAFHQRWPGVMEIELRQTGIDARVIEDCLNGRRTVLEDPIKPGRNGLDGLQQRIEINSPLSLVVLFLGTNDFQSVHEFHAEQSAQGLALLVDAIRRSPFEPGMPTPKILLVAPPTVHHPKLDMAAKFQNAETKSTGLADAIRKVSTEHSCEFFDAATVTTTSVVDGVHLDQEQHQALGTALASTIAEILADC from the coding sequence ATGCATTCAATCCTCATCTATGGCGATTCTCTCAGTTGGGGAATCATTCCCGGCACGCGTCGTCGCTTCGCGTTCCATCAGCGTTGGCCGGGCGTCATGGAGATTGAACTGCGACAAACTGGAATCGATGCCCGCGTCATCGAAGACTGCCTCAATGGCCGACGAACCGTCTTGGAAGATCCAATCAAACCCGGACGCAATGGCCTGGATGGTTTGCAGCAACGGATCGAAATCAATTCACCTCTGTCACTGGTCGTGCTCTTTCTGGGGACCAACGATTTCCAGTCCGTCCACGAATTCCATGCCGAGCAATCGGCACAAGGACTCGCACTGCTTGTCGACGCCATTCGTCGCTCCCCTTTCGAACCAGGAATGCCGACACCGAAAATCCTGCTTGTCGCACCACCGACGGTTCACCACCCGAAACTTGATATGGCGGCGAAGTTCCAAAACGCGGAAACGAAATCGACGGGACTCGCAGATGCGATTCGCAAGGTCTCAACAGAACACTCCTGCGAATTCTTCGATGCGGCCACGGTCACCACAACAAGTGTCGTCGACGGAGTCCATCTCGATCAAGAACAACATCAAGCACTCGGTACCGCACTGGCATCGACAATCGCTGAAATACTAGCAGACTGTTGA
- a CDS encoding lactoylglutathione lyase family protein produces MTYPRTFSHIGLSVTDLDAAVEFYTQTLGWYVIMPPTEIVSDDSAIGVMCNDVFGEGWGRFRIAHLSTGDKIGVEIFEFKNAEKPKDNFEYWKTGVFHFCVQDPDVEGLAKRIVANGGKQRMPVREYFPGEKPYRMVYCEDPFGNIIEIYSHSYELTYSAGAYQGEKA; encoded by the coding sequence ATGACGTATCCCCGCACGTTCTCCCATATCGGCCTCTCGGTCACCGACTTGGACGCAGCCGTTGAGTTCTATACCCAAACTCTGGGCTGGTACGTCATCATGCCGCCGACTGAAATCGTTTCTGATGACTCAGCGATCGGTGTCATGTGCAACGACGTCTTCGGCGAAGGCTGGGGGCGTTTCCGAATCGCTCACCTTTCGACGGGCGACAAGATTGGCGTCGAAATCTTCGAGTTCAAAAACGCGGAGAAGCCCAAAGACAACTTCGAATACTGGAAAACGGGAGTGTTCCACTTTTGTGTTCAGGATCCGGACGTGGAAGGTTTAGCAAAACGAATCGTTGCCAACGGTGGCAAGCAACGAATGCCCGTTCGCGAATATTTCCCGGGAGAAAAACCGTACCGAATGGTCTATTGCGAAGACCCATTTGGAAACATCATCGAGATCTACTCACACAGCTACGAATTGACCTACTCCGCGGGTGCCTACCAAGGCGAAAAAGCCTGA